A window of the Streptomyces sp. NBC_00250 genome harbors these coding sequences:
- a CDS encoding PP2C family protein-serine/threonine phosphatase, which translates to MVKPRETATGAYRRSWLRGAPPPRWVRVLPVLLLVGVGAASLTESVPVDIGFLLGAVPPLAVLAYGPLATAFLGAATIGLLTVPLFHLDQPGNTDLFTLGFVATLSVFVSFVRGRRDEQLDLERTVAETAQRAIVPDVRRRVGPVCCASLYRAAERGTLVGGDFFDVRPGPHGVRAVLGDVQGHGLSAVATVASVMGAFREAVLDDVDAESIAARLDRRLVVDSAGKEHAELFATAVLLDFAPRGRQVRVLACGHPPPVLLRGGAVSTLELDPGPPLGLGLADVMPGTAATATLLPGDRLLLASDGVLEARDASGAFYPFVERLAGMTGVGLDELPDEIWADLSGFAPKIQDDVTLLILTLDASGPG; encoded by the coding sequence GTGGTGAAGCCAAGGGAGACGGCGACCGGCGCGTACCGGCGGAGCTGGTTGCGAGGGGCCCCGCCGCCTCGCTGGGTGCGGGTCCTGCCCGTGCTGCTGCTCGTCGGGGTCGGTGCGGCCTCCCTCACCGAATCCGTTCCGGTGGACATCGGCTTCCTGCTCGGCGCGGTGCCTCCGCTGGCCGTTCTGGCCTACGGGCCGTTGGCCACGGCGTTCCTCGGTGCCGCGACGATCGGGCTGCTGACCGTTCCCCTCTTCCATCTGGACCAGCCCGGCAACACCGACCTCTTCACCCTCGGCTTCGTGGCGACCCTGAGCGTCTTCGTCTCCTTCGTACGGGGGCGCCGGGACGAGCAGCTCGACCTGGAACGTACCGTCGCCGAGACGGCCCAACGGGCCATCGTCCCGGATGTACGGCGGCGGGTCGGGCCCGTGTGCTGCGCGAGCCTGTACCGCGCCGCGGAGCGCGGCACGCTGGTGGGAGGCGATTTCTTCGACGTCCGGCCCGGCCCCCACGGGGTGCGGGCGGTCCTCGGCGACGTGCAGGGGCACGGTCTGTCGGCCGTCGCGACGGTCGCCTCCGTGATGGGTGCGTTCCGCGAGGCCGTGCTGGACGATGTGGACGCGGAGTCGATCGCGGCGCGGCTGGACCGCAGGCTCGTGGTCGACTCGGCGGGGAAGGAGCACGCGGAACTCTTCGCCACGGCCGTCCTCCTGGACTTCGCTCCGCGCGGGCGGCAGGTCCGCGTCCTGGCCTGCGGGCATCCTCCGCCGGTCCTGCTGCGCGGCGGAGCCGTGAGCACCCTGGAACTCGATCCCGGGCCGCCCCTGGGACTGGGCCTCGCCGACGTCATGCCCGGAACCGCCGCCACGGCGACGCTCCTGCCGGGGGACCGGCTGCTCCTGGCGTCGGACGGTGTCCTGGAGGCACGGGACGCCTCCGGCGCCTTCTACCCCTTCGTCGAGCGTCTGGCAGGGATGACGGGTGTCGGCCTGGACGAGTTGCCCGACGAGATCTGGGCCGACCTGAGCGGCTTCGCCCCCAAGATCCAGGACGACGTCACGCTCCTGATCCTCACCTTGGACGCCTCCGGGCCGGGCTGA
- a CDS encoding serine hydrolase domain-containing protein yields MPSSFRRVAAAALLLCLVTLGQAPAAAGADAAPSGRFATIDAYVRERMEATRTPGLAYAVVGPDGPVHSRAWGTDGHGERVTTATPFLWGSVAKPIAASAVMTLVQDGRVGLDDRVVDHLPAFRFGGTDHASQVTVRHLLAQTAGLPASATFEVADCVDADCPGAAERIAALDDVTPLRRPGSTYAYTSANYLVLAAVVESTTGLSFADHLRKSVLGPAGMDGAIADRAAARRRDLPPGHQLLWGVPSAIVDGVDDAGAAYGYTGGDLDDLAAFASLQLRSGKAGDGATVLTPESVRLMREPGRLHPSGAGTGYGLGWRVGGLKPPLDTAIWHTGATPGYSAMLFLLPEQNIALVLQQNLHGLLHDEAVMEVGFGAARILAGGDTPTDAPSAAAYSVTIWGLTALTLGLLLETFHSIRLLRRPTALRILPTVLWCLAGTLPAIALTTALTLIGPRALWTWTPDVFVTFCGATVAGASITALRLARLYTRRWNAPVRHGRDEPLPVGR; encoded by the coding sequence ATGCCCAGCTCGTTCCGACGCGTGGCCGCCGCCGCGCTCCTGCTCTGCCTCGTGACGTTAGGTCAGGCACCGGCGGCAGCCGGTGCCGACGCCGCCCCGTCCGGCCGCTTCGCGACGATCGACGCCTACGTGCGCGAGCGGATGGAGGCCACCCGCACACCCGGACTCGCCTACGCCGTGGTCGGGCCCGACGGGCCGGTCCACTCGCGCGCCTGGGGTACGGACGGACACGGCGAACGGGTCACGACCGCAACGCCGTTCCTGTGGGGCTCGGTCGCGAAGCCGATCGCCGCGAGCGCCGTGATGACGCTCGTCCAGGACGGCCGCGTCGGCCTCGACGACCGGGTTGTCGACCACCTTCCGGCCTTCCGCTTCGGCGGCACGGACCACGCCTCTCAGGTCACGGTCCGCCACTTGCTCGCGCAGACCGCGGGCCTCCCCGCGTCAGCCACCTTCGAGGTCGCCGACTGCGTCGACGCCGACTGCCCGGGTGCGGCGGAGCGCATCGCCGCCCTCGACGACGTGACGCCGCTCCGCCGACCGGGCAGCACCTACGCCTACACCAGTGCCAACTACCTCGTACTGGCCGCCGTGGTCGAGTCCACGACGGGGCTCTCCTTCGCCGATCATCTCCGAAAGAGTGTCCTCGGACCGGCCGGCATGGACGGGGCGATCGCCGACCGGGCAGCCGCCCGCCGGCGCGACCTGCCGCCCGGACACCAACTCCTGTGGGGCGTACCGTCCGCCATCGTCGACGGCGTGGACGACGCGGGCGCCGCCTACGGGTACACCGGCGGGGACCTCGACGACCTCGCCGCCTTCGCCTCCCTCCAGCTCCGATCGGGGAAGGCCGGCGACGGGGCGACGGTTCTCACTCCCGAGTCCGTCCGCCTCATGCGGGAACCGGGCCGTCTCCACCCGTCCGGCGCCGGCACCGGCTACGGACTCGGCTGGCGCGTCGGGGGCCTGAAGCCCCCGCTCGACACCGCGATCTGGCACACCGGCGCCACACCGGGCTACTCCGCCATGCTCTTCCTCCTGCCCGAGCAGAACATCGCCCTCGTCCTCCAGCAGAACCTCCACGGCCTCCTTCACGACGAGGCCGTCATGGAGGTCGGCTTCGGCGCCGCCCGCATCCTGGCCGGCGGCGACACCCCCACCGACGCGCCCTCCGCAGCGGCTTACTCCGTCACCATCTGGGGCCTCACCGCCCTGACCCTCGGTCTCCTGCTGGAGACCTTCCACTCCATTCGACTGCTGCGCCGCCCCACAGCCCTCCGGATCCTCCCGACCGTCCTGTGGTGCCTGGCCGGCACCCTGCCCGCAATCGCCCTGACCACGGCTCTCACCCTCATCGGCCCCAGGGCCCTGTGGACCTGGACACCCGACGTGTTCGTCACCTTCTGCGGGGCAACCGTCGCCGGCGCCTCCATCACCGCACTGCGGCTCGCACGCCTGTACACCCGGAGGTGGAACGCCCCGGTCAGGCACGGTCGGGACGAGCCCCTACCGGTGGGCCGGTGA
- a CDS encoding TetR/AcrR family transcriptional regulator encodes MPRTADHEERHRQIADAVSRLIAEHGLDAVTVARTAAAAGMSVGLVQHYFRNKDEMLLHAFRQVSACIRARAEQSIRDGVEHRRPIARVMAEVMTEYIPLDEARRAEYRVARAFAGRALDAPALAEVDTETARKLREDIARAVHNGKECGEVDEGLDPVPAAVRLAAVMEGLALQVYREPDGVAGVPAARLVGPVLDAELAAVFTGECRQYET; translated from the coding sequence GTGCCGAGAACCGCTGATCACGAGGAACGCCACCGCCAGATCGCCGACGCCGTAAGCCGGTTGATCGCGGAGCACGGGCTGGACGCCGTGACGGTCGCCCGCACGGCCGCCGCCGCGGGCATGTCCGTCGGGCTCGTCCAGCACTACTTCCGGAACAAGGACGAGATGCTCCTCCACGCGTTCCGGCAGGTCTCGGCCTGTATCCGCGCTCGCGCCGAGCAGAGCATCAGGGACGGGGTCGAGCACAGGCGGCCGATCGCCCGGGTGATGGCCGAGGTGATGACCGAGTACATCCCCCTGGATGAGGCCCGCCGTGCCGAGTACCGGGTCGCCCGCGCGTTCGCCGGCCGTGCCCTCGATGCCCCCGCCCTCGCCGAGGTGGATACCGAGACCGCCCGGAAGCTGCGCGAGGACATCGCGCGGGCCGTCCACAACGGCAAAGAGTGCGGAGAGGTCGACGAGGGCCTGGACCCGGTGCCGGCCGCCGTGCGTCTGGCGGCTGTGATGGAAGGCCTCGCACTCCAGGTCTATCGCGAGCCCGACGGCGTCGCGGGAGTGCCTGCGGCCCGGTTGGTGGGACCCGTGCTCGACGCCGAACTCGCCGCCGTCTTCACCGGCGAGTGCCGCCAGTACGAGACGTGA
- a CDS encoding ABC transporter substrate-binding protein translates to MPRPLRVIAATFALLLVTACNSASSGGSGSSSVRGVTADTIKVGGIVSMTTASGYSKKDTDLGARARYDRANAEGGINGRKIEYLGAEDDGQDPGRNLAAARKLVQQDKVFAVSPMSSVTFAGADFLDAQKVPTVGWGTLPSFCGPAHLYGFNGCLVPTPGGTLNQTWPEGLAAVLGGARGKSVALIAGDNDAGKFGIRTFTQGFKAAGFQVAYAKAVVPATSMPSDWSAYTKEILRSGPGGGAPDAVISVMQTPYNIGLFTALKRSGYKGVISDPTDYDPGLLAKDATKQALDGVHVLLQFQPFEADTPAMRQFKADIEKAAGGKDIPLNMHMMTGYMSADLFLAIAGKAGKDLTVESFQKAAAGFADTGTLVGDRAEPKGQKESFGCGALVRLRNGRYEVAVPFKCYPPIPFG, encoded by the coding sequence GTGCCTCGACCGTTGCGCGTCATCGCCGCCACCTTCGCCCTGCTCCTCGTCACTGCCTGCAACTCCGCCTCCAGCGGCGGAAGCGGCTCCTCCTCCGTACGCGGAGTCACCGCCGACACGATCAAGGTCGGCGGCATCGTCTCCATGACGACCGCCAGCGGCTATTCCAAGAAGGACACCGACCTCGGCGCCCGGGCCCGCTACGACCGGGCCAACGCCGAGGGTGGGATCAACGGGCGGAAGATCGAGTACCTGGGGGCCGAGGACGACGGCCAGGACCCCGGCAGGAACCTGGCAGCGGCCCGCAAACTCGTCCAGCAGGACAAGGTCTTCGCCGTTTCCCCCATGAGCTCGGTGACCTTCGCCGGGGCCGACTTCCTCGACGCCCAGAAGGTCCCGACGGTGGGTTGGGGCACGCTCCCCTCGTTCTGCGGGCCGGCGCACCTCTACGGCTTCAACGGCTGCCTCGTCCCGACGCCCGGCGGCACGCTCAACCAGACCTGGCCCGAGGGCCTCGCGGCCGTCCTCGGCGGCGCGCGCGGCAAGTCGGTCGCGCTGATCGCCGGCGACAACGACGCCGGCAAGTTCGGCATCCGCACCTTCACCCAGGGCTTCAAGGCGGCCGGCTTCCAGGTCGCCTACGCCAAGGCCGTGGTGCCGGCGACCTCGATGCCGAGCGACTGGTCGGCGTACACCAAGGAGATCCTCCGCTCGGGCCCCGGCGGCGGCGCACCCGACGCCGTGATCTCGGTGATGCAGACGCCGTACAACATCGGTCTGTTCACCGCGCTCAAGCGGTCCGGCTACAAGGGCGTCATCTCCGACCCGACGGACTACGACCCCGGGCTGCTCGCGAAGGACGCGACGAAGCAGGCCCTCGACGGGGTGCACGTGCTGCTGCAGTTCCAGCCCTTCGAGGCGGACACCCCCGCGATGCGGCAGTTCAAGGCCGACATCGAGAAGGCCGCCGGGGGCAAGGACATACCCCTCAACATGCACATGATGACGGGGTACATGAGCGCCGACCTCTTCCTCGCGATCGCCGGGAAGGCCGGCAAGGACCTGACCGTCGAGTCCTTCCAGAAGGCCGCCGCCGGGTTCGCCGACACCGGGACCCTCGTGGGCGACCGCGCCGAGCCCAAGGGGCAGAAGGAGAGCTTCGGCTGCGGGGCGCTCGTCCGACTGAGGAACGGGCGGTACGAGGTGGCGGTGCCGTTCAAGTGCTATCCGCCGATCCCCTTCGGCTGA
- a CDS encoding ABC transporter permease subunit — MGDLLGFVLSGLVSGALYALLATGLVLSYSASGLFNFAHGATAYLCALAFYELHSGFGWPAVPTALLLVFVVAPGLGWGLDRLMFRKLAKVGETAQIVATIGLLVALPAAGLWSVELLERAGAPVLPAENQFGLPGVGPSPAVSWQPLDGVGIDSDQLITWIATALAAAGLWVLMRRTRLGLLLRAAVDNRALTELRGISADRMSSTAWMLSSGLAGLAGVLATPLLGLSAHDYTLFLFVSATAAVLGRFASVPLAFAGGLGLGVLQNLVAGYASFADGITGFRTAVPFLILFAGLVVLAQRRRAAGTAAADPPPVDYLAGKGWGRRWGAWVVAGALLGAAFYTVTTPFWSGILTQGLAIGLVFMSFTVVTGLGAMVSLAQATFVTGAALVAGLLMSHGWPFVAAAAVGTAAAALLGAVVALPALRLGGRSLALATLALAFLADQVLFQLGWLRNGDTGWEIPRPVAGPVDLGDDRAMGLALVLLSGVLVAALTWLRGSRWGRAMLAVRSAPEAAAASGVSVVRTKLLLFTVSAGLAGFGGVLYASYNTRITATDFTAMTGLVWLAVVVAAGVRRPQFAVVAGLVFAVVPHLMATYVTESAHLPVILFGLAGLALANDPDGYCAALPSRRAARRAVKRGATAWGAVARPAAPRTSPLKERGDPQVPEQAASPRRPEGGGGTPQRIAGGTARVGDGPSEPHLASRTSESYVGGAGGIAPASGGGPGEAPNALELSGVHAGYGGAPVLHGVDLVVRGGEVLVLLGPNGAGKSTLCRVAAGLLRPAGGLVRVGGEDATRDVAVTRARRGVRLAPEGRGIFAGLSIEENLTLQLPGAEDRDAVYARFPTLAARRAVAAGSLSGGEQQLLALAPLLQRPPAVLVADEPSLGLAPLVVDEVFRLLTELRDHGTGLVLVEEKAAEVLGIADTVAYLAQGEIAWSGPRSEVDRDRLAEAYLGTGVRR; from the coding sequence GTGGGTGACCTGCTGGGCTTCGTCCTGAGCGGGCTGGTCTCGGGCGCGCTGTACGCGCTGCTCGCGACCGGCCTCGTGCTGTCCTACTCCGCCTCCGGGCTCTTCAACTTCGCACACGGCGCAACGGCCTATCTGTGCGCGCTGGCGTTCTACGAGCTCCACTCCGGCTTCGGCTGGCCGGCCGTCCCCACCGCTCTCCTCCTGGTGTTCGTGGTGGCGCCCGGTCTCGGCTGGGGCTTGGACCGGCTGATGTTCAGAAAACTGGCCAAGGTCGGCGAGACCGCGCAGATCGTGGCCACCATCGGTCTGCTGGTCGCGCTGCCCGCGGCCGGACTGTGGTCGGTCGAACTCCTGGAGCGGGCGGGCGCCCCGGTCCTGCCCGCCGAGAACCAGTTCGGGCTGCCGGGCGTCGGGCCGAGCCCCGCGGTGTCCTGGCAGCCGCTCGACGGTGTCGGCATCGACTCCGACCAGCTGATCACCTGGATCGCCACCGCCCTCGCGGCGGCCGGCCTGTGGGTCCTGATGCGGCGCACCCGGCTCGGCCTGCTGCTGCGGGCGGCGGTCGACAACCGCGCGCTGACCGAGCTGCGCGGCATCAGCGCGGACCGGATGTCCTCGACCGCGTGGATGCTGTCGTCCGGTCTCGCCGGCCTCGCCGGTGTCCTCGCGACCCCGCTGCTCGGGCTCTCCGCGCACGACTACACGCTGTTCCTGTTCGTCTCGGCCACCGCGGCGGTCCTCGGACGCTTCGCGTCGGTGCCGCTCGCCTTCGCGGGCGGCCTCGGGCTCGGGGTGCTGCAGAACCTGGTGGCGGGATACGCGTCGTTCGCCGACGGCATCACCGGCTTCCGTACCGCCGTACCGTTCCTCATCCTCTTCGCCGGCCTCGTCGTCCTCGCACAGCGTCGGCGCGCGGCGGGCACGGCGGCCGCGGACCCACCGCCGGTGGACTATCTCGCCGGGAAGGGGTGGGGCCGCCGCTGGGGCGCGTGGGTGGTCGCCGGCGCGCTCCTGGGCGCGGCGTTCTACACCGTCACCACCCCCTTCTGGAGCGGGATCCTGACCCAAGGGCTCGCGATCGGGCTCGTGTTCATGTCGTTCACGGTGGTCACCGGCCTCGGCGCGATGGTGTCCCTCGCCCAGGCGACGTTCGTGACCGGCGCCGCCCTGGTCGCGGGGCTGCTGATGAGCCACGGCTGGCCCTTCGTCGCCGCCGCGGCGGTCGGCACGGCGGCGGCGGCCCTGCTCGGCGCGGTGGTCGCGCTGCCCGCCCTGCGACTGGGGGGCAGATCACTGGCGCTGGCGACCCTGGCGCTCGCCTTCCTGGCGGACCAGGTGCTCTTCCAGCTCGGGTGGCTGCGCAACGGCGACACGGGGTGGGAGATCCCGCGTCCGGTGGCCGGACCCGTGGACCTGGGCGACGACCGGGCCATGGGGCTGGCGCTCGTGCTGCTCAGCGGGGTGCTCGTCGCTGCGCTGACCTGGCTGCGCGGCTCCCGCTGGGGCCGGGCCATGCTGGCGGTCCGCTCGGCCCCGGAGGCCGCCGCGGCGTCGGGGGTGTCGGTGGTACGGACGAAGCTCCTGCTGTTCACGGTGTCGGCGGGCCTCGCGGGCTTCGGAGGGGTGCTCTACGCCTCGTACAACACCAGGATCACGGCGACGGACTTCACGGCGATGACGGGCCTGGTGTGGCTGGCGGTCGTCGTCGCGGCGGGGGTGCGCAGGCCGCAGTTCGCGGTGGTGGCGGGGCTGGTCTTCGCGGTGGTCCCGCACCTGATGGCGACGTACGTGACGGAGTCCGCGCATCTGCCGGTGATCCTCTTCGGCCTGGCGGGGCTCGCGCTGGCCAACGACCCGGACGGCTACTGCGCAGCACTGCCGTCGAGGCGAGCGGCCCGGCGCGCCGTGAAACGGGGGGCTACGGCGTGGGGGGCGGTGGCACGACCGGCCGCGCCGAGGACCTCGCCCCTCAAGGAGCGGGGGGACCCACAAGTCCCGGAACAGGCGGCAAGCCCCCGGCGCCCGGAAGGCGGCGGCGGCACGCCACAACGCATCGCCGGAGGCACCGCTCGGGTCGGCGACGGCCCCTCCGAGCCGCACCTCGCGTCGCGGACGTCCGAGTCGTACGTGGGCGGCGCCGGGGGCATCGCCCCCGCGTCGGGCGGCGGACCCGGCGAGGCGCCGAACGCGCTCGAACTGAGCGGCGTCCACGCCGGGTACGGTGGCGCGCCGGTGCTGCACGGCGTGGATCTCGTGGTGCGCGGGGGCGAGGTGCTGGTGCTGCTCGGGCCCAACGGGGCCGGGAAATCCACCCTCTGCCGGGTCGCGGCGGGCCTGCTGCGGCCGGCCGGTGGTCTCGTGCGGGTGGGCGGTGAGGACGCCACCCGCGACGTGGCGGTCACCCGGGCCCGTCGGGGGGTGCGGCTGGCTCCCGAGGGGCGGGGGATCTTCGCCGGGCTGTCGATCGAGGAGAACCTGACCCTGCAGCTGCCGGGAGCGGAGGACCGGGACGCCGTGTACGCCCGGTTCCCCACGCTCGCCGCCCGCCGTGCCGTCGCCGCCGGATCCCTGTCGGGCGGCGAACAGCAGCTTCTCGCCCTCGCCCCGCTCCTCCAGCGGCCACCGGCGGTCCTCGTCGCCGACGAACCGTCCCTCGGCCTCGCGCCGCTCGTCGTGGACGAGGTCTTCCGCCTCCTGACCGAACTACGCGACCACGGAACCGGGTTGGTCCTCGTGGAGGAGAAGGCGGCCGAGGTGCTCGGCATCGCCGACACCGTCGCGTACCTCGCACAGGGCGAGATCGCCTGGTCCGGGCCACGGTCCGAGGTGGACCGGGACCGGCTCGCCGAGGCCTACCTGGGGACGGGAGTCCGCCGATGA
- a CDS encoding ABC transporter ATP-binding protein: MSHPLLRASGIDVRFGGVHALRDVTVSVGPGEICGLIGPNGAGKTTFFDVVSGIRRPDAGTVAYDGTDITRRSPVWRGRHGIRRTFQRQQLFGQLTVADNLVVAQDWRGGVRPAARRRRERAAAVLHECGLDALADSYAGGLPVGQARMVELARALADPPRILLLDEPASGTTAEERRKLAAVIRHMADEENCAVLLVEHDVAFVMELCSRVVVLDLGRVLAEGTPAAVHADPAVREAYLGAGPGSTESDHPGR, translated from the coding sequence ATGAGCCACCCTCTGCTCCGGGCGAGCGGGATAGACGTCCGCTTCGGCGGCGTCCACGCCCTGCGCGACGTGACCGTCTCCGTCGGCCCCGGTGAGATCTGCGGTCTCATCGGCCCGAACGGAGCGGGGAAGACGACGTTCTTCGATGTGGTGTCGGGGATACGGAGGCCGGACGCGGGGACGGTCGCGTACGACGGCACGGACATCACCCGACGATCTCCCGTCTGGCGAGGTCGGCACGGCATCCGCCGTACGTTCCAACGCCAGCAGCTCTTCGGTCAGTTGACCGTCGCGGACAATCTCGTCGTGGCACAGGACTGGCGGGGTGGAGTACGGCCCGCCGCGCGCCGCCGTCGGGAGCGGGCCGCCGCCGTGCTCCACGAGTGCGGGCTCGACGCACTCGCCGACTCGTACGCGGGTGGCCTGCCCGTCGGACAGGCCCGCATGGTCGAGCTGGCCCGCGCGCTCGCCGATCCGCCCCGGATCCTGCTCCTGGACGAGCCCGCATCCGGCACGACCGCCGAGGAGCGCCGCAAACTGGCCGCCGTCATACGGCACATGGCCGACGAGGAGAACTGCGCGGTGCTGCTCGTCGAGCACGACGTCGCCTTCGTGATGGAGCTGTGTTCACGTGTGGTGGTGCTCGACCTCGGCCGGGTTCTCGCCGAAGGAACGCCGGCCGCGGTCCACGCCGACCCGGCGGTGCGGGAGGCGTACCTCGGCGCGGGGCCGGGGAGCACGGAAAGCGATCACCCTGGTCGTTGA
- a CDS encoding class I SAM-dependent methyltransferase: MRAAVRETYGPADLSSVPVFAGGFINFGYWRSIDLAGPLTVDDRVRSQEDLYRQVLDAAGPLAGRRIVEVGCGLGVGCALALREYRPEQVTGMDIHPQQLDRARQANADLLEASPSGLRFVRGAAEGMPFGDGEFDGVYSVEAAQHFDDMVAFTQEAARVLRPGGRVVVASFFTPDDDPDHGARLASYLETFADGLDIARPVTLVTDAFTRAGLTDAEAVSIGPDVWQGWDRWLSDQWKPGTWPRNFLKAYEQGNLDYYIVTATRPQA, from the coding sequence ATGCGGGCTGCTGTTCGGGAGACGTACGGTCCGGCCGACCTCAGTTCGGTCCCGGTGTTCGCCGGAGGGTTCATCAACTTCGGGTACTGGCGCTCGATCGACCTCGCCGGGCCGCTCACCGTCGACGACCGGGTCCGCAGCCAGGAGGACCTGTACCGGCAGGTGCTCGACGCCGCCGGCCCCCTCGCCGGCCGACGGATCGTCGAGGTCGGCTGTGGGCTCGGGGTCGGCTGCGCGCTCGCCCTGCGCGAGTACCGACCGGAGCAGGTGACCGGTATGGACATCCATCCGCAACAGCTGGACCGCGCCCGCCAGGCCAACGCGGACCTGCTGGAAGCCTCGCCGTCGGGGCTCCGGTTCGTCCGTGGTGCGGCGGAGGGGATGCCGTTCGGTGACGGCGAGTTCGATGGTGTCTACAGCGTCGAGGCCGCCCAGCACTTCGACGACATGGTCGCCTTCACCCAGGAGGCGGCCCGGGTGCTGCGGCCCGGCGGGCGGGTGGTCGTCGCCAGCTTCTTCACCCCGGACGACGACCCGGACCACGGAGCCCGGCTCGCGTCGTACCTGGAGACGTTCGCCGACGGGCTGGACATCGCGCGTCCCGTCACGCTCGTGACCGACGCGTTCACCCGGGCGGGCCTGACGGACGCGGAGGCCGTGTCCATCGGGCCGGACGTGTGGCAGGGCTGGGACCGCTGGCTGTCCGACCAGTGGAAGCCGGGCACATGGCCGCGTAACTTCCTGAAGGCCTACGAGCAGGGCAACCTCGACTACTACATCGTCACGGCCACCCGCCCGCAGGCCTGA
- a CDS encoding PQQ-dependent sugar dehydrogenase has product MNVRTRSSAIICTLGLVTSLALATAFAEDGGARQPVAKAAQVAPVAKAAEAAKVAKITLTPVATARNPIAGAAGPGGTIWIAERAGTVRVLGAHGLGEPVLDISAETTTDGERGLLGIAFDNARTHLYISYTNLEGTSTIDEFAVRKGKLRPETRRTVLTQTQPYANHNGGDIKFGPDGYLYVAFGDGGAGGDPHGNGQNLDTLLGKLLRIDPRGGKPYAIPSDNPFVDDPDAKDEIWAYGLRNPWRFSFDSRTGDLLIGDVGQNDWEEIDWAPARSKGGENYGWSRMEGTHPFRGGTEPANHVRPIHEYARTGLGCAVTGGFVYRGSAIPALKGQYVFSDYCDGTIRSLALKNGKVTGVNDLVVNGGEVISFVEGRAGELYVLALGGDIARIDPA; this is encoded by the coding sequence GTGAACGTTCGCACGAGAAGCTCGGCGATCATCTGCACCCTCGGTCTCGTCACCTCCCTCGCCCTCGCCACGGCCTTCGCGGAGGACGGTGGCGCCCGACAGCCGGTCGCGAAGGCCGCTCAGGTCGCTCCGGTCGCAAAGGCGGCCGAGGCCGCGAAGGTCGCGAAGATCACGCTCACCCCTGTCGCCACGGCGCGCAATCCGATCGCCGGTGCCGCCGGTCCCGGTGGCACGATCTGGATCGCGGAACGGGCGGGTACGGTACGGGTGTTGGGTGCCCATGGGCTCGGCGAGCCGGTGCTCGACATCTCCGCCGAGACCACCACTGACGGTGAACGCGGCCTCCTCGGCATCGCGTTCGACAACGCACGCACGCACCTCTACATCTCGTACACGAATCTCGAAGGCACCAGCACCATCGACGAGTTCGCCGTACGGAAGGGCAAGCTCCGGCCGGAGACCCGGCGCACCGTCCTCACCCAGACGCAGCCGTACGCGAACCACAACGGCGGCGACATCAAGTTCGGGCCCGACGGATACCTCTACGTCGCGTTCGGAGACGGAGGCGCGGGCGGCGACCCGCACGGCAACGGCCAGAACCTCGACACACTGCTGGGCAAGTTGCTGCGCATCGACCCGCGCGGAGGCAAGCCGTACGCGATCCCCTCGGACAACCCCTTCGTCGACGACCCGGACGCGAAGGACGAGATCTGGGCGTACGGGCTGCGCAACCCGTGGCGGTTCTCGTTCGACTCGCGCACGGGTGACCTGCTGATCGGTGACGTCGGCCAGAACGACTGGGAGGAGATCGACTGGGCGCCCGCGAGGAGCAAGGGCGGCGAGAACTACGGCTGGTCCCGGATGGAGGGCACCCACCCCTTCCGGGGCGGCACGGAGCCCGCGAACCACGTGCGCCCGATCCACGAGTACGCCCGCACCGGCCTCGGCTGCGCGGTGACCGGCGGGTTCGTCTACCGGGGGAGCGCGATCCCGGCCCTCAAGGGGCAGTACGTGTTCAGCGACTACTGCGACGGCACCATCCGTTCCCTCGCGCTGAAGAACGGCAAGGTGACCGGGGTGAACGACCTCGTCGTCAACGGTGGCGAAGTCATCTCGTTCGTGGAGGGCCGTGCGGGCGAGCTGTACGTCCTCGCGCTGGGCGGCGACATCGCCCGCATCGACCCGGCGTAG